The following are from one region of the Hydrogenimonas sp. SS33 genome:
- a CDS encoding Mut7-C RNAse domain-containing protein, which produces MDKRERKGDFCIPWKVRPRFVCDVHLAKVALSLRLLGFDTVWRNDIGDDEIVGICRFGRIGLTCDRALQARLPERIILFSCEASQRQVRRLALLMDLRRYAHPFHRSLCCNRAMVPCDKRMHRNEIPKETYRWLEGFWQCSKCGKIYWQGTHAMHMRQNILKWLGYQKTC; this is translated from the coding sequence ATGGATAAGAGGGAGAGAAAGGGAGACTTTTGTATTCCCTGGAAGGTTCGCCCCCGCTTTGTCTGCGACGTCCACCTGGCGAAAGTGGCCCTCTCTCTGCGGCTTCTGGGGTTCGATACGGTCTGGCGCAACGACATCGGCGATGACGAAATCGTCGGTATATGCCGGTTCGGTCGTATCGGCCTCACCTGCGACAGGGCATTGCAGGCGCGGCTGCCGGAGCGGATCATTCTCTTCTCCTGCGAAGCGTCGCAGCGGCAGGTGCGGCGTCTCGCCCTTCTCATGGACCTGCGCCGCTACGCCCACCCCTTTCACCGCTCGCTCTGCTGCAACCGCGCCATGGTCCCCTGCGACAAGCGGATGCATAGAAACGAGATTCCGAAAGAGACCTACCGGTGGCTGGAGGGGTTCTGGCAGTGCAGCAAATGCGGAAAAATCTACTGGCAGGGGACGCATGCGATGCACATGCGTCAAAATATTCTAAAATGGCTTGGGTATCAAAAAACGTGCTGA
- a CDS encoding EAL domain-containing protein, with protein METYDPHVRRELVDLAYDSIPFSIIVNILAALTVTAVYWPKTGKNAALWFGLIIAAMLYRLAVYIYHKSKEDQIPVARAEVLLTLGLILSGMAWVSGLWYFLGRQGASYDFFLTFVMGGMASGAITTLSSVRVTAVSYIGILLGGTALWLFVSPEPLEKMMAALVVIYMAFLINSSGRVSRTIADSFTLRRENTQWIRALKAHRAEIELVFDNVPVGILFYDKNFKIVNINQKFLQIFKTERDQIIGMDLEEVKDRRIVPALRAPIDYNGLEDGYYEGPYHTTRSDTEVEIRLKTTALKDSKNRLVGAIGIVEDIAKELEQKRQIESFAQFYIQNPNPVMQIDCESKEIVIENDAARAIHVGLRTNQPVRWKRFLQRVCEGDEKSVDLKYGEEVYQFDVVSLDIHRINLYGRNVTKERIARERADYLAYYDELTGLPRRKLLLEHVKIAMLRAERNDTTNALLFLDLDNFKQINDSMGHDVGDYLLVQLAKRLTELMRTGDIVARLGGDEFVVLLSDIKGDREEAALKSEIVAKKICEEIARPFSIKGRKLHFSVSIGITLFKHGRDFFDLLKEADVAMYEAKSSGKNSIKLFDSQLEKSTVDKTELLQDIHNAIEKNQLTILYQPQVEIATARCVGAEALLRWEHPRKGLISPEIFIPLAEESGAIHELGQWVLRQVSRQTRELPLEYIAVNISIKEFVRSDFIEMVKEMAAAGEIDPSRIELEMTESVFIENFRTINEKLRELREMGFRFSIDDFGTGYSSLAYLKNLSIKTLKIDKGFIEDIGINPNDEVLTRTIIDIASHFDMKTVAEGVENETQLTFLKNFGCDIVQGYYFGKPMSIEAFQQWMQERTDHGICHV; from the coding sequence ATGGAAACCTATGATCCCCATGTTCGGCGCGAACTGGTCGACCTCGCCTACGACTCGATCCCTTTCAGTATCATCGTCAACATTCTGGCGGCCCTGACGGTCACGGCCGTCTACTGGCCGAAAACGGGCAAAAATGCAGCCCTCTGGTTCGGTCTGATCATCGCGGCGATGCTCTACCGCCTTGCCGTTTACATCTATCACAAATCGAAAGAGGATCAGATCCCCGTTGCCCGGGCGGAGGTGCTTCTCACTTTGGGACTGATTCTCAGCGGTATGGCGTGGGTCAGCGGCCTGTGGTACTTTCTGGGCAGGCAGGGCGCCTCCTACGATTTTTTCCTGACCTTCGTCATGGGCGGTATGGCGTCGGGGGCCATCACGACACTCTCTTCCGTGCGTGTTACGGCGGTGAGCTATATCGGTATTCTGCTGGGGGGCACCGCACTGTGGCTCTTCGTGAGCCCGGAGCCTCTGGAGAAGATGATGGCGGCGCTGGTGGTGATCTATATGGCGTTTCTCATCAACAGTTCCGGCCGTGTCAGCCGTACCATCGCCGACTCCTTTACACTGAGGCGGGAGAATACCCAGTGGATCCGTGCCCTCAAAGCCCACCGTGCCGAGATCGAACTCGTCTTCGACAATGTTCCCGTCGGTATTCTCTTCTACGACAAAAACTTCAAAATCGTCAATATCAACCAGAAATTTCTGCAGATTTTCAAAACGGAGCGCGACCAGATCATCGGTATGGATCTCGAGGAGGTGAAAGACCGGCGCATCGTACCGGCGCTCCGGGCCCCCATCGATTACAACGGTCTGGAGGACGGCTACTACGAAGGGCCCTACCATACGACCCGCAGTGATACCGAAGTCGAAATCCGCCTCAAGACCACGGCGCTCAAAGACAGCAAGAACCGGTTGGTCGGGGCCATCGGCATCGTGGAGGATATCGCCAAAGAGCTGGAGCAGAAGCGGCAGATCGAATCTTTCGCCCAGTTCTACATTCAAAACCCCAACCCGGTCATGCAGATCGACTGCGAATCGAAGGAGATCGTCATTGAAAATGACGCGGCGAGGGCGATACATGTGGGGTTGCGCACGAACCAGCCGGTGCGATGGAAGCGGTTTTTGCAGAGGGTCTGCGAAGGGGATGAAAAGAGTGTCGACCTCAAATACGGGGAAGAGGTCTATCAGTTTGACGTGGTCTCCCTGGATATTCACCGGATCAACCTCTACGGCCGCAACGTGACCAAGGAGCGAATCGCCAGGGAACGGGCGGACTACCTCGCCTATTACGACGAACTGACGGGTCTGCCCCGGCGGAAGCTGCTTCTGGAGCATGTGAAGATCGCGATGCTCAGGGCCGAGCGGAACGACACGACCAATGCCCTCCTTTTCCTGGACCTGGACAACTTCAAGCAGATCAACGACTCCATGGGGCACGACGTGGGGGATTACCTGCTGGTGCAGCTCGCCAAGCGCCTGACCGAACTGATGCGCACCGGAGATATCGTCGCCCGCCTCGGCGGAGACGAGTTCGTCGTCCTCCTCTCCGACATCAAGGGGGACAGGGAAGAGGCCGCCCTCAAAAGCGAGATCGTCGCGAAGAAGATTTGCGAAGAGATCGCCCGGCCCTTTTCGATCAAGGGGCGGAAACTCCACTTCAGCGTCAGTATCGGCATCACCCTCTTTAAGCACGGCAGGGATTTCTTCGATCTGCTCAAAGAGGCGGACGTGGCGATGTACGAAGCCAAGTCTTCGGGCAAGAACAGCATCAAACTCTTCGACAGCCAGCTTGAGAAGAGCACCGTCGACAAGACGGAGCTGCTTCAGGATATCCACAACGCCATCGAAAAGAACCAGCTGACCATCCTCTACCAGCCCCAGGTCGAAATCGCGACGGCACGCTGTGTCGGGGCGGAGGCGCTGTTGCGGTGGGAACATCCCCGCAAAGGGCTGATCTCCCCGGAGATTTTCATTCCGCTCGCCGAAGAGAGCGGGGCGATTCACGAACTGGGGCAGTGGGTACTGCGGCAGGTTTCCCGGCAGACACGGGAGTTGCCGCTGGAGTATATCGCCGTCAATATCAGTATCAAGGAGTTCGTCCGCAGCGACTTTATCGAGATGGTGAAGGAGATGGCAGCCGCGGGTGAGATCGACCCTTCGCGCATAGAGCTGGAGATGACCGAGTCCGTCTTCATTGAAAACTTCCGGACCATCAATGAAAAGCTGCGGGAACTTCGGGAGATGGGTTTCCGCTTCAGCATCGACGACTTCGGAACCGGCTACTCCTCTCTGGCCTACCTGAAAAACCTCTCCATCAAAACCCTCAAGATCGACAAGGGGTTCATCGAGGATATCGGCATCAACCCCAACGACGAGGTCCTGACGCGTACCATCATCGATATCGCCTCCCACTTCGACATGAAAACGGTTGCGGAAGGGGTGGAGAATGAGACCCAGCTCACATTCCTCAAAAATTTCGGCTGCGATATCGTCCAGGGATACTATTTCGGCAAACCGATGAGCATCGAGGCGTTTCAGCAGTGGATGCAGGAGCGGACGGACCATGGCATCTGCCATGTATAG
- the nfo gene encoding deoxyribonuclease IV: protein MKYVGAHVSASGGVFNAPLNAKAIGAKAFALFTKNQRQWKAKPLEEETVEKFKANLAESGIEAKHVLPHDSYLINLGHPEEQKWQKSLDAFIDEVKRCRQLGLDKLNFHPGSHLKKLSEEACLDRIAEAMNITLNETEGVTLVIENTAGQGSNLGYRFEHLAYLIDKTEDKSRVGVCLDTCHTFTAGYDLRTKEAYEETMKTFDEIVGFEYLRGMHINDSKPPLGSRVDRHHSLGCGEIGWDAFKFIMNDPRMDDIPLILETIDETIWAQEIRALYDLAGE, encoded by the coding sequence ATGAAATATGTCGGCGCCCACGTTTCCGCTTCCGGCGGCGTTTTCAACGCCCCTCTCAACGCCAAAGCCATCGGCGCGAAAGCGTTCGCCCTCTTTACGAAAAACCAGCGCCAGTGGAAAGCGAAGCCTCTGGAGGAGGAGACGGTCGAGAAGTTCAAAGCCAACCTGGCCGAAAGCGGTATCGAGGCCAAACATGTGCTGCCCCACGACAGCTACCTGATCAACCTGGGGCATCCCGAAGAGCAGAAATGGCAAAAGAGCCTCGATGCTTTCATCGACGAAGTGAAGCGGTGCCGGCAGCTGGGGCTGGACAAGCTCAACTTCCATCCCGGCAGCCACCTGAAAAAACTGAGCGAAGAGGCGTGCCTCGACAGAATCGCCGAAGCGATGAACATCACGCTGAACGAAACGGAAGGGGTGACGCTGGTCATCGAAAACACCGCGGGGCAGGGGAGCAACCTGGGCTACCGGTTCGAGCATCTGGCCTATCTCATCGACAAAACCGAAGACAAGAGCCGGGTCGGGGTCTGCCTGGACACCTGCCACACCTTCACGGCCGGCTACGACCTGCGGACGAAAGAGGCGTACGAAGAGACAATGAAAACATTCGACGAGATCGTGGGGTTCGAATACCTGCGGGGGATGCACATCAACGACTCCAAGCCGCCGCTTGGAAGCCGTGTGGACAGGCACCACTCCCTCGGATGCGGTGAGATCGGGTGGGACGCTTTCAAATTTATCATGAATGACCCGCGGATGGATGACATCCCGCTGATTCTGGAGACGATCGACGAGACGATCTGGGCCCAGGAGATCCGGGCCCTCTATGATCTGGCAGGGGAGTAG
- a CDS encoding ATP-binding protein yields the protein MKYLIDFLRKEAVEKTAIYDQLKCSKDEAELLRVMARRYVEGSEEVGVIDLLMELYGSDDYSHILHLKKVQRLLEAGWLMQNQQFQPIKLGEISSLELLHASVSLSPSFLKLLEKGNLDLALPEATPYTDHLEYLQDQFLRIDLYSKIGQARNGFMGPGMGANRLQNKLSLLEKRIEERVAATKEPIVVEAFFKEKGLEPKEQLIFLALLKEEYAGGEGNLRDMNALIDLVSFDEYDRFKNRALLEEGAKLVSEEIIDYDEMLNPFGGITRSFFINEEILHDIIHPQKKKKTTRLKLGQLVKEQEIFELVEPKTTLEDVVLHSDTREVLERLLRQMDKRVAKRLKEWGIRPKARSLDARIIFYGPPGTGKTMTALSLAKSLKKQVLSFDCSKILSMYVGESEKNVRKIFDTYRDLAEKSKSEPVLLLNEADQFLSARGTGAGGSADKMHNQMQNIFLEQIERFEGVLVATTNLLENLDTAFSRRFNYKIAFKKPGRQQRMALWKRLLPQNAPYARDFDIETLAGYDLTGGQIELVIKNTAYRVAVKEEPLFTVEDFVAEIKKEKGGSFEAESNTMGFLA from the coding sequence ATGAAATATCTCATCGACTTTCTGCGGAAGGAGGCTGTCGAAAAGACGGCCATCTACGACCAGCTCAAATGCTCAAAGGATGAAGCGGAGCTTCTTCGCGTTATGGCCCGCCGCTATGTGGAGGGGAGCGAAGAGGTGGGGGTCATCGACCTGCTGATGGAGCTCTACGGCAGCGACGACTACAGCCACATCCTCCATCTAAAGAAGGTCCAGCGGCTGCTGGAGGCGGGGTGGCTCATGCAGAACCAGCAGTTCCAGCCTATCAAACTGGGGGAGATCTCCTCCCTGGAGCTGCTGCACGCCTCCGTGAGCCTGAGCCCGTCGTTTCTGAAGCTGCTGGAGAAGGGGAACCTCGACCTGGCATTGCCGGAAGCGACTCCCTATACCGACCATCTGGAGTACCTGCAGGACCAGTTTCTACGCATCGACCTCTACAGCAAAATCGGCCAGGCCCGCAACGGCTTCATGGGGCCGGGGATGGGGGCGAACCGCCTGCAGAACAAACTGAGCCTTCTGGAGAAGCGGATTGAGGAGCGGGTTGCGGCGACGAAGGAGCCCATCGTCGTGGAAGCCTTTTTCAAAGAGAAGGGGTTGGAGCCCAAGGAGCAGCTTATCTTTCTGGCACTTTTGAAGGAGGAGTACGCCGGGGGCGAGGGGAACCTGCGGGACATGAATGCCCTGATCGACCTGGTGAGCTTCGACGAGTACGACCGCTTCAAGAACAGGGCGCTGCTGGAAGAGGGGGCGAAGCTGGTGAGCGAAGAGATCATCGACTACGACGAGATGCTCAACCCCTTCGGAGGCATCACCCGCTCCTTCTTCATCAACGAAGAGATACTGCACGACATCATCCACCCCCAGAAAAAGAAGAAGACGACCCGCCTGAAACTGGGGCAGCTGGTCAAGGAGCAGGAGATTTTCGAACTGGTCGAACCAAAGACGACCCTGGAGGATGTGGTACTCCACTCCGATACCAGGGAGGTGCTGGAGCGGCTGCTTCGCCAGATGGACAAGCGGGTCGCCAAACGGCTCAAAGAGTGGGGCATCCGCCCCAAAGCCAGGAGCCTGGATGCCCGCATCATCTTCTACGGCCCTCCGGGGACGGGCAAGACGATGACGGCGCTGAGCCTGGCCAAGTCCCTCAAAAAGCAGGTCCTCAGTTTCGACTGCTCCAAAATCCTTTCGATGTATGTGGGCGAGAGTGAAAAGAATGTGCGCAAAATTTTCGACACCTACCGGGATCTGGCGGAGAAGTCGAAGAGCGAACCGGTGCTGCTGCTGAATGAGGCGGACCAGTTTCTGAGCGCCAGAGGCACGGGTGCCGGCGGCAGCGCCGACAAGATGCACAACCAGATGCAGAACATCTTTCTGGAGCAGATCGAACGGTTCGAGGGGGTGCTTGTCGCCACGACCAACCTGCTGGAGAATCTCGATACCGCCTTCTCCCGCCGTTTCAACTACAAAATCGCCTTCAAAAAGCCCGGCAGACAGCAACGGATGGCACTTTGGAAACGGTTGCTGCCCCAAAACGCCCCCTATGCCAGGGATTTCGACATCGAGACCCTGGCCGGTTACGACCTCACCGGCGGGCAGATCGAACTGGTCATCAAAAATACCGCCTACCGGGTCGCGGTCAAGGAGGAGCCTCTCTTTACCGTGGAAGATTTCGTCGCCGAGATCAAAAAGGAAAAGGGCGGCAGCTTCGAAGCGGAAAGCAATACGATGGGATTTCTTGCCTAA
- a CDS encoding fatty acid--CoA ligase codes for MEYRFQNFYEMLAHHAGRAPRRTALFVNDQKISYRRLLQKVDTLARFLELSDIGRGDRVAIFMQNSKEFVISLFAVTKLGAVAVPVNTFLKSEEVAYILNDCGAKMLMASAEQKKVVEPLWETTRIEKVVWEGEYEALDNRNIGFDEIFEILKSHEKGALPKIDDLAVIIYTSGTTGNPKGAMLSYRNIMHNCEAIGRLTDFTRKDRFIVYLPMFHAFTLTVTVIMPLYYGASYVIVRKIMPFSNIIKQILFKRVTMFVGVPDVYNALSRAKLPWYFMWFQKIRYFVSGAAPLGEATIERFNAKFKRAKLLEGYGLSECSPVVSVNLPSRQKPRSVGPAIPGVEIKIVDENMIELPTGDIGEIIVRGDNVMQGYLNNPTATDETIINGWLLTGDMGYLDEEGFLFIVDRKKDLIISKGINIYPREIEEVINAFDGVGASAVVGMPDEKSGEVPVAFVEPAEGESVDEKALRKYLKEKLANFKLPREIRIIEALPKNATGKVLKRVLKEQLKEELAESR; via the coding sequence ATGGAGTATCGGTTTCAAAACTTCTACGAGATGCTGGCGCACCACGCCGGGCGTGCGCCGAGGCGGACCGCCCTGTTCGTAAACGACCAGAAAATCTCCTACAGGCGTTTGCTGCAAAAAGTCGATACCCTGGCCCGTTTTCTGGAGCTTTCCGACATCGGGCGTGGCGACCGGGTGGCGATCTTCATGCAAAACTCCAAGGAGTTCGTCATCAGCCTCTTTGCCGTTACGAAACTGGGGGCGGTGGCGGTACCGGTCAACACTTTTTTAAAAAGCGAGGAGGTCGCCTACATCCTCAACGACTGCGGTGCGAAGATGCTGATGGCTTCCGCGGAGCAGAAGAAGGTGGTGGAACCGCTGTGGGAGACGACCCGAATCGAGAAGGTGGTCTGGGAAGGGGAGTACGAGGCACTGGACAACCGGAATATCGGTTTCGACGAAATTTTTGAAATTCTCAAAAGCCACGAGAAGGGGGCGCTGCCGAAAATCGACGACCTGGCCGTCATCATCTATACCTCCGGTACCACCGGCAACCCGAAAGGGGCGATGCTCAGTTACCGCAACATCATGCACAACTGTGAAGCGATCGGCCGGCTGACCGACTTTACCCGCAAAGACCGATTCATCGTCTACCTGCCGATGTTCCACGCCTTCACCCTGACGGTGACGGTCATCATGCCGCTCTACTACGGCGCCAGTTATGTCATTGTCCGGAAGATCATGCCCTTCTCCAACATCATCAAGCAGATCCTCTTCAAGCGGGTGACGATGTTCGTGGGGGTTCCCGACGTCTACAACGCCCTCAGCCGGGCCAAGCTCCCCTGGTACTTCATGTGGTTCCAGAAGATCCGCTACTTCGTCAGCGGGGCGGCGCCTCTTGGCGAGGCGACCATCGAACGCTTCAACGCCAAGTTCAAACGGGCCAAGCTGCTGGAAGGGTACGGCCTGAGCGAGTGTTCACCTGTCGTTTCGGTCAATCTCCCGAGCAGGCAGAAACCCCGCTCCGTGGGGCCGGCGATTCCCGGTGTTGAGATCAAGATCGTTGACGAAAATATGATCGAACTGCCGACGGGCGACATCGGCGAGATCATCGTCCGGGGAGACAATGTGATGCAAGGCTACCTGAACAACCCGACCGCCACCGACGAAACCATCATCAACGGCTGGCTGCTCACCGGCGACATGGGCTACCTGGACGAAGAGGGCTTCCTCTTCATCGTCGACCGCAAGAAAGACCTGATCATCTCCAAAGGGATCAACATCTACCCCCGGGAGATCGAAGAGGTGATCAACGCCTTCGACGGGGTGGGGGCCTCGGCGGTCGTGGGGATGCCCGACGAAAAGAGCGGCGAAGTGCCCGTCGCTTTCGTTGAACCCGCCGAAGGGGAGAGCGTGGATGAAAAGGCACTTCGGAAATACCTGAAGGAGAAACTGGCCAACTTCAAACTCCCCAGGGAGATCCGCATCATCGAAGCCCTGCCCAAAAACGCCACGGGCAAAGTGCTCAAGCGGGTCCTCAAGGAGCAGTTGAAAGAGGAGTTGGCGGAGAGTCGATAG
- a CDS encoding LexA family transcriptional regulator — protein MLPFDEVLARLKDILSPEVGERKVRDKDVAEALGIAPAYFAVLKKREKIPLDAVADFCAQRKISINWLLYDQAPRSLEENTEKVATIRYFRQINASAGNGALNWEESYETIRIDEALVKLLGGVKHLKYIDALEVRGDSMEPLLGDGDLVAVDRSRREPREGGIYVVRIGEELFIKRLEREKRKEWLCTSLNPLYPAIPVEKEHFEVIGEAVAVMQKGEGEHGNL, from the coding sequence ATGCTCCCTTTCGACGAAGTGCTCGCGAGACTCAAAGATATTCTCAGTCCGGAAGTGGGTGAGCGCAAGGTGCGGGACAAGGATGTGGCGGAAGCCCTCGGCATCGCACCCGCCTACTTTGCCGTCCTGAAAAAGCGGGAGAAGATACCGCTGGATGCCGTGGCCGACTTCTGCGCCCAAAGGAAGATCAGCATCAACTGGCTCCTTTATGACCAGGCACCCCGGTCCCTGGAAGAGAATACGGAGAAGGTGGCGACGATCCGCTACTTCCGGCAGATCAACGCATCCGCGGGCAACGGTGCGCTTAACTGGGAGGAGAGTTACGAAACGATCCGCATCGACGAGGCGCTGGTGAAGCTCCTGGGCGGAGTGAAGCATCTCAAATATATCGACGCCCTGGAGGTGCGGGGCGACTCGATGGAGCCGCTGCTGGGCGACGGGGACCTGGTGGCGGTGGACCGGAGCCGCAGGGAGCCCAGGGAAGGCGGCATCTACGTGGTGCGCATCGGCGAAGAGCTCTTCATCAAGCGGCTGGAGAGGGAGAAGCGAAAGGAATGGCTCTGCACCTCCCTCAACCCTCTCTATCCGGCGATTCCGGTGGAGAAAGAGCATTTCGAAGTCATCGGCGAAGCGGTCGCGGTAATGCAGAAAGGGGAGGGGGAACATGGAAACCTATGA
- a CDS encoding outer membrane protein transport protein, giving the protein MQVRTVKKSLAAAAALSLASLSLHASAYKIPEQSVRSMALSAAYVSGAQGADTSYYNPAKMGWLEENQAVEGALTGIHLPSVDFKGTVAGVPADASSKEEDFLVPTLHYVGPRFGHWRFGFSVTAPGGLSKRWNRQPQRSTAEEFTLAIIEANPTFSYTFNDRWSVGGGVRLVYTDGTVRIYGQDNRGDFLYADNMEGDSFDFGYNLALAYRPRPQTVLSVTYRSNVDLTVDGTAKGGGSVGGLPAWFDVDADVEVPLPATLALAVSHDFGRIRLEAVYERTFWSEYDKLDFNFDNRAVEGVLGRPIRKDWDDTDTFRIGLTWHVDERWDMMFGYAWDESPIPEKSLGFELPDSDANVFSVGTMIQIDKHWEAGFAMLYDKKDERSVSTPPNENGIDGTFDKGGAYLATVGVGYRF; this is encoded by the coding sequence ATGCAAGTGCGAACTGTGAAAAAGAGCCTGGCGGCAGCGGCGGCCCTCTCCCTGGCTTCCCTCTCCCTGCATGCCAGCGCCTACAAAATTCCGGAACAGTCGGTCCGTTCCATGGCGCTGTCTGCGGCCTATGTCTCCGGGGCCCAAGGGGCTGATACCAGTTACTACAACCCGGCCAAAATGGGGTGGCTGGAAGAGAACCAGGCGGTCGAGGGCGCTTTGACGGGCATCCATCTTCCTTCCGTGGATTTCAAAGGTACCGTCGCGGGAGTTCCCGCCGACGCATCCAGCAAAGAGGAGGATTTTCTCGTTCCGACGCTCCATTATGTCGGCCCCCGATTCGGCCATTGGCGTTTCGGTTTTTCCGTCACGGCCCCCGGCGGTCTTTCGAAGCGGTGGAACCGGCAGCCGCAGCGTTCCACTGCCGAAGAGTTCACCCTTGCGATTATCGAAGCCAACCCGACCTTTTCCTATACCTTCAACGACCGGTGGAGCGTAGGCGGGGGTGTGCGCCTCGTCTATACGGACGGGACCGTACGCATCTACGGCCAGGACAATCGGGGCGATTTTCTCTATGCCGACAATATGGAAGGGGACTCTTTCGATTTCGGATACAACCTGGCCCTCGCCTACCGGCCCCGGCCCCAGACGGTTTTGAGCGTCACCTACCGCTCCAACGTCGATCTGACGGTGGACGGCACTGCAAAAGGGGGCGGTAGCGTCGGCGGTTTGCCGGCCTGGTTCGATGTGGATGCCGATGTGGAGGTTCCCCTGCCCGCCACGCTGGCCCTGGCCGTCTCCCACGATTTCGGCCGCATCCGGCTCGAAGCGGTGTATGAACGAACGTTCTGGAGCGAGTACGACAAACTCGATTTCAATTTCGACAACAGGGCGGTTGAAGGGGTTCTGGGCCGCCCCATCCGAAAGGATTGGGACGATACCGACACCTTCCGCATCGGCCTGACCTGGCATGTGGATGAGCGGTGGGACATGATGTTCGGGTATGCCTGGGACGAAAGCCCCATTCCCGAAAAGTCCCTCGGATTCGAACTTCCCGACTCGGACGCCAATGTCTTCTCCGTCGGCACGATGATCCAAATAGACAAGCACTGGGAGGCGGGCTTCGCGATGCTCTACGACAAGAAGGATGAGCGCAGCGTCTCCACGCCGCCCAATGAAAACGGTATCGACGGCACCTTCGACAAGGGCGGCGCCTATCTGGCGACAGTCGGGGTAGGGTATAGGTTCTGA
- a CDS encoding DNA polymerase IV produces MIIHLDLDCFFASCERLRDPSLEGKPVAVGGRGDPFIFARASRRNIDVTLENSGAFVPTLFYDAGSGFRDYFVEGEKIRGIIITSSYEARSSGIKTGMTIREALQRCPGLVVLPPNHLFYHERSAELKAWLATQIPVLEQYSVDEFFGDLGGWVPDREVPAFAKKLREEIHRRFGLPISIGGAPSKWIAKLATGAAKPTKGDGVRILFPGEVDNFVNPLPIDAFPGIGRGFTRRLKAYKIETLGDLKAARHLLYRWKKPGRQLYHRVNGDDNEPVVAGHDRRSIGISRTIDPVFDRREVRRRLIILCRHLAHLIEKLHLQPKTIFLGLKYQFGQKSKRHITETFLFSELALRKRVLALFDTIDIYRSLAIVRLGISCGNFETRPATRASLLTYEQERKAERLWHQTASIRQKYGIDTIRTGVEMI; encoded by the coding sequence ATGATCATCCATCTCGACCTCGACTGTTTCTTCGCCTCCTGCGAACGGCTGCGCGACCCCTCCCTGGAAGGGAAACCCGTCGCCGTGGGCGGCAGGGGCGACCCCTTCATCTTCGCCCGGGCATCCAGGCGCAACATCGACGTCACACTGGAAAACAGCGGCGCCTTCGTTCCGACCCTCTTCTACGACGCCGGGAGCGGTTTTCGTGACTATTTCGTCGAGGGAGAGAAGATCCGGGGCATCATCATCACCTCCAGCTACGAAGCGAGAAGTTCCGGCATCAAAACCGGCATGACGATCCGTGAGGCGCTGCAGCGCTGCCCCGGCCTCGTCGTTTTGCCGCCCAACCACCTTTTCTACCACGAACGCTCCGCCGAACTGAAAGCGTGGCTGGCGACGCAGATTCCGGTGCTGGAGCAGTACAGCGTGGACGAGTTTTTCGGAGACCTGGGCGGATGGGTTCCGGACCGGGAGGTGCCCGCCTTCGCCAAAAAGCTGAGAGAGGAGATCCATCGGCGTTTCGGTCTGCCCATCTCCATCGGCGGCGCGCCGTCAAAGTGGATCGCCAAACTCGCCACCGGTGCCGCCAAACCGACAAAAGGCGACGGCGTGCGCATTCTCTTTCCCGGCGAAGTTGACAACTTTGTCAACCCCCTGCCCATCGACGCCTTCCCCGGTATAGGGCGGGGGTTTACAAGGCGCCTGAAAGCCTATAAAATCGAAACTCTGGGAGACCTGAAGGCGGCAAGACACCTCCTCTACCGGTGGAAGAAACCGGGGCGACAGCTCTACCACCGTGTCAACGGAGATGACAACGAACCCGTCGTCGCGGGCCATGATCGGCGCTCCATCGGCATCTCCCGCACTATCGACCCGGTTTTCGACCGGAGAGAGGTCCGCCGGCGGCTCATCATCCTCTGCCGCCACCTGGCCCACCTCATCGAAAAGCTCCATCTCCAGCCAAAAACCATTTTCCTGGGGTTGAAATACCAGTTCGGCCAAAAGAGCAAGCGGCACATCACCGAAACCTTTCTCTTCAGCGAGCTGGCGCTTCGCAAACGGGTCCTGGCCCTCTTCGATACCATCGACATCTACCGCTCCCTGGCCATCGTCCGCCTGGGCATCAGCTGCGGCAATTTCGAAACCAGACCCGCCACCCGCGCCTCCCTCCTCACCTACGAACAGGAGAGAAAAGCCGAACGCCTCTGGCACCAGACCGCCTCCATCCGCCAAAAATACGGCATCGACACGATCCGCACGGGGGTGGAGATGATTTGA